From the genome of Cyprinus carpio isolate SPL01 chromosome B24, ASM1834038v1, whole genome shotgun sequence:
aaaatagttgaatctAAGTATAGTGCACACTTTGTGTCTTTTGTATACAAGTAGGCTATGTAATGCTAACATATCCGACAGGACACACAAGGGTTAAATATTTCCTgcaaaatcaaatgcaaaaatgatattttgcaagaagaaaattaagcctattttagGATAAGATTGTATTGTCATGATGTTTTGTGGGCTTAATTATCGTATTTATgcaatatatcatttttaatttcttttaattttgtagtgaaatatgacctagacatgttcttgacaggtttggTGAGAATCACTCCCTGAGCAGAGTACTCGTGTTTAGATTACGTTTTGTCAGAGACATGATACTAGACAAAATGTGTAACCAAGGCAGTGAACCCAGATGTCTGTTTGGGTTTATTTCTTTAAGATGAAGGAAGATTGACCAAAGTACTTCTCAAGGAAGgtctgtcttttttgtttttttttgcaaatggcGGTGCTTTAGACTCCCTTTGCACATTTTAAGAGTGTTGGAAACTGTTGGAAATCAGGGAAAACATTCAAGAAAAGTGTCTTTGGGGAGGCAAATGGATTTGTGAATCGAAAGACTGATTTGAAGCATTGAAGATTgtataattctatttattttctgtgagCATGTGAGGATGTGGCCCAGTGTTGGATCTGAAGGCGGTGTTGTAAACTCGAGTCCTAGTGATAGGAGGCAGTAGGCAGCGAGTGGCGAGTTTTAGCCGTGTGCACTGAACTCTACCTCTGCATAGAgtctttgtttcttatttaatacCTCTCTCTTACTCTTTCCTTCTGTTTTTCTgtaatctttttcattttcattgcaaTTTCTAGGAAATTACAAACTCAAATCTTTAAGAACATTTCTACTATAAGTGGTTTCctgtgaaaaaagaaagaaaactgctGTAGTTGTGACTTTTTAATTTGATGTTCGGTCACTAATTGTATGCCTGTTATTATGAATAATACATTGTTGTTGTCATTTGTTTCTGTTCCAAAGGTCAAACCCTTCTTCAGTATGTTTTCAGTGTGTGCCAAAGGCTGAATCCTATCTCCTATGTATGATCTTAGTTGATTCTACTTTGTTAACTAAGTGAACCCAGTCACCTGCGGCCGTCCGCCCAGGATCTGGAGGCTACAATGGTcgcatgcagtttttttttgttctcgaACTATGATTTTAACTGATGCTCCCAGTTCAGAAGCAATGTTTAGAAACCGCCACAAgaataaacttttaaaagttGCAATAAAAACTGatctaatgtgtttttaatgagtCTCATCACATTGTATAAGATGTATATGGAGGACTGGGTCATATTTTTCAGGgtagcatttttttatgtatcttaTGTAGTTTAGTCAATTTCTGCTGAACATCCTTATGCAGTAAGTTAAGTTAaagcttttgtgtttttgtgccaAATTTGTCCCAGATGAAAATCACTTAAGATGTTAAAATGGAAAACCTCTATTGAAGCTTTTCAGAGACTGAAGTGAGAAATTTAATAattcacagcttttttttttttttgaaggggtcacatattttctttttcaaaattagCTGcacatatgaatgaatgaatgatgtgaCTATTTGCACTCAGAGGTGTAAATTACTATAAAGTTAGTATGAATAGTATCTaatattatttgtcatttgtagtatgtattgctgtttttacattACTCATTTTCTCAAACCCTTGCATGGGTAAAATGGATTTCTCACAATTATTTCCAGTGCTGCCACAGTCATAGTAATTGAGATATATAAAACTAACAGCCGAAAAACAACctttgacaatatatatatatatatatatatatatatatatatatatatatatatatatatatatatatatatatatatatatatatatatatatatatattttggcctGTGAAACTCAAATAGATGAAGAAACAGTCAACTTTCCTGGGGTGATTCAGCAAACGAGTCTCAATTTTGAGTAAacttttgagttttcattttcagAGGTTCTTAggtatttcacattttaatgtttgacaAGTTACAGTAAAGGTTTTCTGCTTTTTACCCAACTCTTTAGTGTTTCTCAAAGTGTTGATTTTTGGCAAATTGCACTGAATGGAGGTCAGTATTGGAGGACATAATTTACCTTACTTTTTCAATTAGAAACCACTGATAGAGAGAATAAATATTTGCGCACTATGGACCCTTGGCAACAACTAAATTTGGTCTCATATGTATTATCAAGAAaatagtcatttataaattaagagtctttttttttaaggcaaggcaaattaatttatatagcacatttatacACAATGGTAAATCAAAGtgctttgcataaaagaaaagaaaataataataataatcacaccaATAAAACAAGgactttaaaaactttgaaaatgattaaaacaatatttaagaggtttaaaatgagtttaaaacagttaagaatagaaaatgattatacataaaatgtagTGCCATCATTttggacattgcacagtgctcattcaataaatgcacagctagacagatgagttttgagacagcatttaaatgtgacttgttttagcacatctgatctcttctgaaagctgattccaactgcaggCGGCATAATTAAAAGCGGAATCCACTTGTTTTGTTTGAACCCgaggtatttctaactgactcgatcctaatgatctgagtggtctgttaggtttatattcagtgagcatatctgctatgtatttaggtcctaggtcattgagtgatttgtaaacgagtaaaagtactttaaaatcaatcctaaatgtcactggaagccagtgtaaggacccgaggactggtgtgatatgctcagattttttggttctagtcagaatcctggcagcagtatTCTctatgagctgcagctgtctaattgtcttcttgtgaaggccggttaggagaccattacaatagtccaccctgctggtgataaaggcatgaacaattTTCTCCAAGTTTTGACAGGAAACAAAGTATCtaatttttgcaatgtttttgagatgatagtatgctgatttagttaccgCTTTGACATGACCtttgaaactaaggtctgtctccagaatcacaccaagatttctgacttgATCTTTAGATGTTTGACTCCTAGAGTCAAGGtgtgcattcaccttgagaacttcatctttgtttccaaatgcaatgacttcattTTCTCCTTGTTTGACTGAAGAatgttctggcacatccaactgttaatttcatcgattcattggcagagggagtcaatggggctgtagtcatttggcgataaggctaggtaaatctgggtatcaccagcatagctgtgataggtaatatggttctttctcattatttgacttagtgggagcatatacaggctaaacaagagtggtgcaagaattgagccttgtgggactccgcatgtcatggacgtccacttagacttatgctctcttatactcacataataacctttcccttctaagtatgacctaaaccatttgattaccatcccagaaagcctgacccagttttccagtctctctagtagtatgttatgatcgacagtgtcaaacgcagcactgagatctagtaggaCCAGAACTGATcatttgccagaatcagaatttaagcgaatatcatttattatatttttagtaaatactGTGTGTACAATCAAATGTACTGTTCATTGTTTTAAGAAATGGAATGTTGGCGCTAGAAAGGTTTGATGCATTTTACTTGACCAAATAAATTCATCCATAAGTTGCACTGCACctcattttatgaaataaatagttCAATGACATGTTCAAAAATAGACCATCAACTATAAAAGCAAGTCATTCTGAACCGAGAGCATATGGCCCATGCGTTTCCATCCTAAGTCTTTGGCTTTGCACCTCTAAATGTGTCCCTGGTGAACTACGCCGCTGCTAGTTACCTTAAAATTGTCTTTATTTAGCAGAGCTTGCCTGCTAATCCAATTACAGATATACAGAGccgaaaaatataaaattattgaaatattttagacTGTAATAAGTCATCTGGGACATGCAGTATCTGTTCTAAATTGTCAGTCACCACAAATGTGGGAAATGCATTTGTGTTGAAAATAACTAATTTTGTTAGAATTGCAAATGCTGTATGATTTGCATTGTCTCTTCAATGCAGGCATAAACTTAAACTGTTGTTCGCCTActcgcttaaaaaaaaaaaacaggatgcaaTTTGCTGTTCTCCTAGTGTAATCAATCTCATAAACACGTTCCAAAATAAGAACTAATTTCCCTACTTGACTATCCAAGGCAggttaatagtaatatttatgtaGAGTGTCTGACGCAGAGTAGcctttatttttgcaaatatttcttGTTAATGAatacattacaatttttattcataaaggGATTGCAAAATAATTCTCTAAATTACAAACTTAATTTAGGTCCACAACAATTTCCCTCTCATTTAATGTATCAAAAAAGTTTACTACCCAAGCAGCTGCCAATACAGTTTGCGTACCCATAAGTCTCCATTCATTAGAACGCAAGTCCTTCAAACCCTCTGTCCAGATGTCCCTCATTCAGAGGTCATTTAGACTGGGCTAAAAGCTTCTAGAGATTCCACTATGATCTCCTCTGATCCCATGGCATTCAGTCATGCCAAACACCTCAAGGACAGAGCTAAAGAGGGgattctttttaataatgtaataatattagaACCACCTAGTGCATCTCTAACAGAAGCCAACCAAAAATATCCTTGTAGAATTCAGatcaaaagtttaatttatatgcTGCATGACCTCAGCACCCAACAAAAAACTTAGACACAAGTATGCAAGTCTTCAGTATCctaaaaggttaaaataaatgaaattcacGTCAACAAAAATTATTTCCTAAGGATTCTGCCACCCAggacctcatgtgactgacaatGAACTGTCATTGAAATGCTTTCCATCAGACATGAGAATTTAATATGGTTATTTGATGCCTGATCCAGCTAGTTATTCTCCTGTAAGGACAAACAGAGCCCAAATATCACAGCAAGGCCTGCATGCCGACATGCCTTTGGTGGGTAAGAATAGCCTCACAATGGAGCTCACATCTCTCGTCTTCTGTTGTCTGGGAACAGTTGTTGTCAGGGCAGAGGTAAGATGGGAAGCCAAGTTGGTGGATACGCGTGAGTCTTGCCGTTGTGGATTTCATCCAAACTGGTGTGTAGGACCTGACCGGGAATTTGAGGGCTTGTAAATAGTGCTTATTTTTAATGCCCACATAGACTGAGTTTAATACAGACTTTGTGTGGAATCAAGTGGGCTGTGAGTTGACCAGTGGGATATCCTGGGTTTGGAGGCCTAAATCTGCTGGCATGGCTAAACAGACTGCATCTGAAATTATCTTCATAACATTGAACCACAACATCACTCTCATAGGTATGTGTACGGTTTTTggtattttaatacaaattcatACAGGAGCTCCAGAAAGTATTTGGGCACTTATGTGCAAACCTTCCATGTCTAAATatcattgtattatattttcaAGGATAGCACATTTGTACATGGTAAACATTCACATAAATGTCTGTTAGATTTTAAGTAATAAAACAACGGATATATTGTTGaaaaattaagatgaaatgtatttggacacttgcTGGTTATTAAACGATGCCTGTGTAAACTGAGttcatccactaaaaatcacctttAGGCCAAttccttcatttaaaaaatggctaatTCATTGGCAGATGCCACTTATTTTtccttagttatttattttgtatctaatgcaatgacatttgtACATTCCGAACAGTCCAAATATTTTGGGGGGCCACTGTATCATTGTGTATTGCATGTGGACAAACGTTATCCATCAGtttttacatgtaatatataatgtaaaaaaatatatatataatccaggATGATTTGCCAACACTATCTCATAAACAATTACTATGTATTTTAAAAGGTTGCTAATTTGTACAAATTCGTATGACCTCACAAATTTTTTATGacttctgtgaggggtaggtttaggggaggGGTGGGGTTGTCAGTCATATGAATTCCTATGAATTTACCACCTTGCAAAATACGTAAGATTTTTCACAAAttgtacaaattcgtacgacTGAGGTCATACGAATttgtacaaattagccacctcataaaatatgcatGAATTGCCGTGACATCGGGTTGTGATTTGCTtgtataaatattctaaatatagtAGAAGTAatatagtaaaacaaacaaacaaacaaaaaagttaaggCAAAGTCATAACATTGGGAACAATATCCACTGAATATCAAGTGTAAAGCTGATATGATCCTACCAATGTTCTCCTACAAATACTCAACACTGGGTCATATTTTATATGTTGtcaattaaagtaatatttaagaTCAGTCTGTCAAACTTAACAACATTAAGTGAATTTCCAGACCAATTTTAAAGGAACATTATAAATGATAAGTTAAACTGACAAAGAACTGTGTGCTTTTGCTCCTCAGGGAAAGCATGGCTCGTCCTGGTGGTATTCCTCAGAATCCTGGTCTTGCTGTTTGCTGGTTATCCCCTCTACCAGGATGAGCAGGAAAGATTTGTGTGTAACACCATTCAGCCCGGTTGTGCCAACGTGTGCTACGACATGTTTGCCCCTCTTTCCCTTGTCCGATTCTGGCTGGTGCAGCTCACCACCCTTTGCCTTCCTTATGTGGTGTTTGTCATCTATGTGATCCACAAAGTGAGTTCTGGTCTACCTGCTGACAGCGGGACTTCTGAGTCCATAAAAGCAGACTCCATCTATAAGATCCATCAAGAATCGTTCAGGAAAGCATCTCTTTGTAAGACCATCATGAAGGCTGAGAAGGGCCTGGTGCAGTACTTCACAGGAGCCTACATCTTGCATCTGTTGCTTCGGATAGTTGTAGAAGCTGGATTTGGAGCTGCACATTATTACTTGTTTGGCTTCCACATCCACAAACGCTTCATGTGTCAGCAATCACCTTGCACAACAATGGTGGACTGCTACATCTCTAGGCCCACTGAGAAAACCATCATGCTGAACTTTATGTTGGGGGCAGCCGCTTTGTCCTTGCTACTAAACGTGTGCGACCTAATCTGTGCCATCCAGCGCTCTGTGAGGCAAAAAAGCAAGGGAAAGATGCTAGTAGAGAAGATGTACGCAGAGGAGCAGTACTACTTGTCAGGGAATGGGAATCAAGGTGTCGACACCAGCATCCAGCCGAATCAAGATGTGATGGGACCGGGAGGGTTCCGCAAAAGAGGGACCAGAAACTCAAGTTGCGATGAAGCTGCTTCCATTCTTTTGGACGATGACCCTCCACAAGCTTCACCTCTTGCAGGAATGCCTACAATTGCTGGAATGCCTGGTTCCAACAACAATGACGACAGCAGCAGCTACCAACCCATCCAAGAAGAGGGGATGGTTAGAGAGGGCAGTGAAGTGGCACTGTACCCCAGTGAGCCTTTGGGGACTCATAGATCCGTCCGAGTTAGCAAATGCAGTCGTCTCAAACCTCCACCACCTCCACGACGGGACAAACTAGCTGCTCAAGGTGCAATTGATGTCTCGGGGGCAACAGCGGTGTGTACCAGAAGAGTAGGGCAATATACTCTGGTAGAAATGACCACCGGTGAGGACGTACCAACTTGCAATGGAGACGGACAAGAAAAGAGGTCGGAATGGGTTTGATTGTCTCTCCAGATGACTAAGAAGCTTTCATTTTGAAGCATAGCGAGTTGATTGGGACTTGACTGAAACAGAGTGACTTGATTGGAATAGACTGCTTGGAGAAACAAGGTGAAATGAGAGGTATTATTAGATGTCAACGTCATGGATACATGCCAACCCTTGGATCAGCTACGCCCATCAGCATCCACCTGCCTCTTATGTTGTGTTAGTgcattctgtctttctttcacaaGCCAGACGGGGCCTTGACCTGTCTTGCCCCTGCGACAATCAAGGGACACCGAAGGCCTTTCTAAAAACAGGTCTGTTGCAACCACCCAG
Proteins encoded in this window:
- the LOC109049535 gene encoding gap junction delta-4 protein-like, with product MAKQTASEIIFITLNHNITLIGKAWLVLVVFLRILVLLFAGYPLYQDEQERFVCNTIQPGCANVCYDMFAPLSLVRFWLVQLTTLCLPYVVFVIYVIHKVSSGLPADSGTSESIKADSIYKIHQESFRKASLCKTIMKAEKGLVQYFTGAYILHLLLRIVVEAGFGAAHYYLFGFHIHKRFMCQQSPCTTMVDCYISRPTEKTIMLNFMLGAAALSLLLNVCDLICAIQRSVRQKSKGKMLVEKMYAEEQYYLSGNGNQGVDTSIQPNQDVMGPGGFRKRGTRNSSCDEAASILLDDDPPQASPLAGMPTIAGMPGSNNNDDSSSYQPIQEEGMVREGSEVALYPSEPLGTHRSVRVSKCSRLKPPPPPRRDKLAAQGAIDVSGATAVCTRRVGQYTLVEMTTGEDVPTCNGDGQEKRSEWV